The following are encoded together in the Odocoileus virginianus isolate 20LAN1187 ecotype Illinois chromosome 28, Ovbor_1.2, whole genome shotgun sequence genome:
- the PCNX3 gene encoding pecanex-like protein 3 isoform X1 yields the protein MGSQVLQILRQGVWASLTGGWFFDPHQSTFSNCFHLYVWIFLLTFPFLLYMVLPPSLLVAGVYCLVVAVIFATIKTVNYRLHAMFDQGEIVEKRNSTMGEPEEEPAQGDSNLPRDPGVEMTVFRKVSSTPPVRCSSQHSVFGFNQVSELLPRIEDSGPLRDIKELVREQGSNNVIVTSADREMLKLSSQEKLIGDLPQTPPGAAPDPSLPSTDSSERSPLAGDGAPWSGGSVADTPMSPLLKGSLSQELSKSFLTLTRPERALVRTSSRREQRRGAGGYQPLDRRGSGDPTPQKAGSSDSCFSGTDRETLSSFKSEKTNSTHLDSPPGGQAPEGSDTDPPSEAELPASPDAGVPSDDTLRSFDTVVGAGTPPGPAEPLLVVRPKDLALLRPSKRRPPVRRHSPAAGRAPRRPLLEGRGFFEDDDTSEGSELSPASSLRSQRRYSTDSSSSTSCYSPESSRGAAGGARKRRAPHGAEEGMAVPPKRPYGTQRTPSTASAKTHARVLSMDGAGGDVLRGPLAGSKAELEAQAGVELAAGEPAVLPAEARRGPAANQPGWRGELQEEGAVGGAAEETGKRDRSSSVRRAQAIRRRHNAGSNPTPPASVMGSPPSSLQEAQRGRAASHSRALTLPSALHFASSLLLTRAGANVHEACTFDDTSEGAVHYFYDESGVRRSYTFGLAGGGYENPVGQQGEQAANGAWDRHSHSSSFHSADVPEATGGLNLLQPRPVVLQGMQVRRVPLEIPEFDLLDQDSLHESQEQTLMEEAPPRAQHSYKYWLLPGRWTSVRYERLALLALLDRTRGLLENILGVGLSSLVAFLGYLLLLKGFFTDIWVFQFCLVIASCQYSLLKSVQPDAASPMHGHNWVIAYSRPVYFCICCLLIWLLDALGSAQPFPPVSLYGLTLFSASFFFCARDVATVFTLCFPFVFLLGLLPQVNTCLMYLLEQIDMHGFGGTAATSPLTAVFSLSRSLLAAALLYGFCLGAIKSPWPEQHVPVLFSVFCGLLVALSYHLSRQSSDPTVLWSLVRSKLFPELEERSLETARAEPPDPLPEKMRQSVREVLHSDLVMCVVIAVLTFAISASTVFIALKSVLGFVLYALAGAVGFFTHYLLPQLRKQLPWFCLSQPVLKPLEYSQYEVRGAAQVMWFEKLYAGLQCVEKYLIYPAVVLNALTVDAHTVVSHPDKFCLYCRALLMTVAGLKLLRSAFCCPPQQYLTLAFTVLLFHFDYPRLSQGFLLDYFLMSLLCSKLWDLLYKLRFVLTYIAPWQITWGSAFHAFAQPFAVPHSAMLFVQALLSALFSTPLNPLLGSAVFIMSYARPLKFWERDYNTKRVDHSNTRLVTQLDRNPGADDNNLNSIFYEHLTRSLQHTLCGDLVLGRWGNYGPGDCFVLASDYLNALVHLIEVGNGLVTFQLRGLEFRGTYCQQREVEAITEGVEEDEGCCCCEPGHLPRVLSFNAAFGQRWLAWEVTASKYVLEGYSISDNNAASMLQVFDLRKILVTYYVRSIIYYVSRSPKLEAWLSHEGIATALRPVRAPGYADSDPTFSLSVDEDYDLRLSGLSLPSFCAVHLEWIQYCASRRGQPVDQDWNSPLVTLCFGLCVLGRRALGTASHSMSASLEPFLYGLHALFKGDFRITSPRDEWVFADMDLLHRVVAPGVRMALKLHQDHFTSPDEYEEPAALYDAIAANEERLVISHEGDPAWRSAILSNTPSLLALRHVLDDASDEYKIIMLNRRHLSFRVIKVNRECVRGLWAGQQQELVFLRNRNPERGSIQNAKQALRNMINSSCDQPLGYPIYVSPLTTSLAGSHPQLRALWGGPVSLGAIAHWLLRSWERLHKGCGAGCNSGGNVDDSDCGGGGGLTSLSNNPPLAQPTPENTAGAGDQPLPPGPAWGPGPSLSGSGDGRPPPLLQWPPPRLPGPSPASPAPPEGPRPSRPPAPGLLSSEGPSGKWSLGGRKGLGGSEGEPASGSPKGSTPKSQAPLDLSLSLSPDISTEASPPRAVQDIHCLDSSAPETGTPTGALGDWPAPAEERESPAAQPLLEHQY from the exons atggggtcgcaggtaTTGCAGATCCTGCGCCAGGGGGTGTGGGCCTCGCTCACCGGCGGTTGGTTCTTCGACCCGCACCAGAGCACCTTCTCCAACTGCTTCCACCTCTATGTTTGGATCTTCCTGCTCACCTTCCCTTTCTTGCTGTACATG GTCCTGCCCCCCAGCTTGCTGGTGGCTGGTGTGTACTGCCTTGTGGTGGCTGTCATCTTCGCTACCATCAAGACTGTGAACTATCGGCTGCATGCTATGTTCGACCAGGGCGAGATTGTGGAGAAGCGCAACTCTACCATGGGGGAACCAGAGGAAGAGCCTGCCCAGGGGGACAGCAATCTGCCCAG AGACCCTGGAGTGGAGATGACTGTATTTCGAAAAGTGAGTTCCACGCCCCCCGTACGCTGTAGCTCTCAGCATTCCGTGTTTGGCTTCAACCAGGTCTCG gaGTTGCTGCCCCGGATAGAGGACTCCGGGCCCCTCCGAG ACATCAAGGAGCTGGTGCGGGAGCAGGGCAGCAACAACGTGATCGTGACCTCGGCCGATCgagagatgctgaagctgagctcaCAGGAGAAGCTGA TTGGAGACCTTCCCCAGACGCCTCCAGGGGCTGCCCCGGACCCATCTCTCCCCAGCACGGACTCCTCAGAACGTTCTCCCCTGGCTGGAGACGGAGCCCCGTGGAGTGGCGGCAGTGTGGCTGACACTCCCATGAGCCCCCTCCTGAAGGGCAGCCTTAGCCAGGAACTTAGCAAGAGCTTCCTGACCCTAACCCGGCCTGAGCGGGCCCTGGTGAGGACCAGCAGTCGACGGGAACAGCGCCGGGGAGCGGGCGGCTACCAGCCCCTGGACCGGCGGGGCTCGGGGGACCCCACACCCCAGAAAGCTGGCTCCTCAGATTCCTGCTTCAGTGGCACTGACAGGGAGACGTTGAGCAGCTTCAAGAGTGAGAAGACCAATTCGACCCACCTAGACAGCCCCCCTGGCGGGCAAGCCCCCGAGGGCAGCGACACAGACCCCCCCTCGGAGGCAGAGCTGCCCGCCTCCCCAGATGCTGGAGTCCCCTCGGATGACACGCTCCGCTCCTTCGACACCGTTGTAGGAGCAGGGACGCCGCCTGGCCCGGCTGAGCCGCTCCTGGTCGTGCGGCCCAAGGACTTGGCGTTGCTCCGGCCCAGCAAACGGCGGCCGCCCGTGCGGAGACACTCCCCTGCCGCCGGCCGGGCCCCTCGGCGGCCGCTGCTGGAAGGCCGGGGCTTCTTCGAGGATGATGACACCAGCGAGGGCAGTGAACTGAGCCCAGCCTCCAGTCTCCGGTCCCAGCGCCGCTACAGCACCGACAGCTCCTCCTCCACTTCATGCTATTCCCCCGAGAGTTCTCGGGGGGCCGCCGGGGGAGCCCGAAAACGACGGGCCCCCCACGGGGCTGAGGAGGGGATGGCTGTGCCCCCCAAGCGGCCCTATGGGACCCAGCGGACGCCTAGTACTGCCAGCGCCAAAACGCACGCCCGCGTGCTGAGCATGGACGGGGCAGGGGGGGATGTCCTGCGGGGTCCCCTGGCTGGCTCCAAGGCTGAACTGGAGGCCCAGGCGGGGGTGGAGCTGGCTGCCGGTGAGCCCGCTGTGCTGCCCGCCGAGGCCCGCAGGGGACCTGCTGCCAACCAGCCTGGCTGGCGTGGGGAGCTGCAGGAGGAAGGTGCGGTGGGGGGAG CTGCCGAGGAGACTGGCAAGCGGGACCGCTCAAGCAGCGTGAGGCGGGCACAGGCCATCCGGAGGCGGCACAATGCTGGCAGCAACCCCACCCCCCCGGCCTCTGTCATGGGCTCGCCCCCCAG cagccTGCAGGAGGCTCAGCGGGGCCGCGCGGCCTCCCACTCCCGGGCTCTGACGCTGCCCTCGGCCCTGCACTTTGCCTCCTCGCTGCTGCTCACCCGGGCGGGCGCCAACGTGCATGAGGCCTGCACCTTTGATGACACCTCCGAGGGTGCCGTGCACTACTTCTACGACGAGAGCG GTGTGCGGCGTTCCTACACCTTTGGCCTGGCTGGAGGCGGCTATGAGAACCCTGTGGGGCAGCAGGGGGAGCAGGCAGCCAATGGAGCCTG GGACCGCCACTCGCATTCTTCTAGCTTCCACTCAGCTGATGTCCCAGAGGCCACTGGCGGCCTGAACCTGCTGCAGCCACGGCCTGTGGTCCTGCAGGGCATGCAGGTGCGCCGAGTGCCCCTGGAGATCCCGGAG TTTGACCTACTGGACCAGGACTCCCTGCACGAATCCCAGGAGCAGACACTGATGGAGGAGGCGCCACCCCGGGCCCAACACAGTTACAAGTACTGGCTTCTTCCTGGCCGCTGGACGTCTGTGCGCTATGAGCGGCTCGCCCTGCTGGCCCTGCTGGACCG GACGCGCGGGCTGCTGGAGAACATCCTTGGTGTTGGCCTGAGCAGCCTCGTCGCCTTCCTGGGCTACCTGCTGCTGCTCAAGGGCTTCTTCACGGACATCTGGGTCTTCCAGTTCTGCCTGGTCATCGCCTCCTGCCAGTATTCCCTGCTGAAG AGTGTGCAGCCGGATGCCGCCTCCCCCATGCAT GGCCACAATTGGGTGATCGCGTACAGCCGACCTGTCTACTTCTGCATCTGCTGTCTGCTCATCTGGCTGCTGGACGCCCTGGGCTCCGCGCAGCCTTTCCCGCCCGTCTCTCTCTATGGCCTCACGctgttctctgcctccttcttcttTTGTGCCCGTGACGTGGCCACTG TGTTCACCTTGTGCTTCCCATTCGTCTTCCTCCTGGGCCTCTTGCCCCAGGTGAACACCTGCCTCATGTACCTGTTGGAGCAGATAGACATGCACGGCTTTGGGGGCACAG CCGCCACCAGTCCCCTTACCGCCGTCTTCAGCCTCTCCCGCAGCCTACTGGCCGCTGCCCTGCTCTATGGCTTCTGCCTCGGGGCCATCAAG AGTCCTTGGCCAGAGCAGCACGTCCCTGTCCTCTTCTCCGTCTTCTGTGGCCTCCTGGTGGCACTGTCCTACCACCTGAGCCGGCAGAGCAGTGACCCCACCGTGCTCTG GTCTCTGGTCCGGAGCAAGCTCTTCCCCGAGCTGGAGGAGCGGAGCTTGGAGACCGCCCGCGCTGAGCCCCCAGACCCACTGCCAGAAAAGATGCGCCAGTCAGTG CGCGAGGTCCTGCACTCCGACCTGGTGATGTGTGTAGTGATTGCTGTGCTCACCTTCGCCATCAGCGCCAGCACCGTCTTCATTGCCCTGAAG TCCGTGCTGGGTTTTGTGTTGTACGCGCTGGCGGGGGCCGTGGGCTTCTTCACACATTACCTGCTGCCCCAGCTCCGCAAACAGCTGCCCTGGTTCTGCCTGTCGCAGCCCGTGCTGAAGCCGCTGGAGTACAGCCAGTACGAAGTGCGGG GTGCTGCCCAGGTGATGTGGTTTGAGAAGCTGTACGCTGGCCTGCAGTGTGTGGAGAAGTACCTCATCTACCCAGCCGTGGTGCTCAACGCCCTCACGGTGGACGCTCACACAGTCGTCAGCCACCCAGACAAGTTCTGCCTCTA CTGCCGGGCACTGCTTATGACCGTGGCTGGGCTGAAGCTGCTGCGCTCGGCTTTCTGCTGCCCGCCCCAGCAGTATCTGACCTTGGCCTTCACCGTCTTGCTCTTTCACTTCGACTACCCACGCCTGTCCCAGGGCTTCCTGCTCGACTACTTCCTCATGTCCCTGCTCTGCAGCAAG CTGTGGGACCTGCTGTACAAGCTGCGTTTCGTGCTGACCTACATCGCGCCCTGGCAGATCACCTGGGGCTCAGCTTTCCACGCTTTTGCCCAGCCATTCGCCGTGCCAC ACTCGGCCATGCTGTTCGTTCAGGCCCTGCTCTCGGCACTCTTCTCCACGCCTCTCAACCCGCTGCTGGGCAGCGCCGTCTTCATCATGTCCTATGCGCGGCCCCTCAAGTTCTGGGAGCGTGACTACAA CACTAAACGCGTGGATCATTCCAACACCCGCCTGGTCACTCAGCTGGACCGGAACCCCG GCGCTGATGACAACAACCTCAACTCGATCTTCTACGAGCACTTGACCCGCTCGCTCCAGCACACACTGTGTGGGGACCTGGTGCTGGGCCGCTGGGGCAACTACGGCCCTGGCGACTGCTTCGTCCTGGCCTCCGACTACCTCAACGCCCTGGTCCACCTCATCGAGGTCGGCAACGGCCTCGTCACCTTCCAGCTGCGTGGCCTCGAGTTCCGAG GTACATACTGCCAGCAGCGCGAGGTGGAGGCCATCACCGAGGGTGTGGAGGAGGAcgagggctgctgctgctgcgagcCAGGCCACCTGCCACGGGTCTTGTCCTTCAATGCGGCCTTCGGGCAGCGCTGGCTGGCCTGGGAGGTGACGGCCAGCAAGTACGTGCTGGAGGGCTACAGCATCAGTGACAACAACGCCGCGTCCATGCTGCAGGTGTTCGACCTCCGCAAGATCCTCGTCACCTACTACGTCAGG AGTATCATCTACTACGTGAGCCGCTCTCCCAAGCTGGAGGCCTGGCTGAGCCACGAAGGCATCGCAACGGCCCTGCGTCCCGTGCGGGCACCTGGCTACGCTGACTCCGACCCCACCTTCTCCCTGAGCGTGGACGAGGACTACGACCTTCGCCTCTCTGGCCTCTCGCTGCCCTCCTTCTGCGCTGTGCACCTAGAGTGGATCCAGTACTGTGCCTCCCGGCGCGGCCAG CCTGTGGACCAGGATTGGAACTCGCCGCTCGTCACGCTGTGTTTTGGCCTGTGTGTGCTGGGCCGCCGGGCCCTGGGGACCGCCTCGCACAGCATGTCTGCCAG ccTGGAGCCCTTCCTCTACGGCCTGCACGCCCTGTTTAAGGGGGACTTCCGGATCACCTCACCTCGGGATGAGTGGGTCTTCGCCGACATGGACCTGCTTCACCGCGTGGTGGCGCCCGGGGTGCGCATGGCCCTCAAGCTTCACCAG GACCACTTCACGTCCCCGGACGAGTATGAGGAGCCGGCAGCCCTGTATGACGCCATCGCAGCCAATGAGGAGCGGCTGGTCATCTCACACGAGGGCGACCCGGCCTGGCGCAGTGCCATCCTCAGCAACACGCCCTCGCTGCTGGCGCTGCGCCACGTCCTAGACGACGCCTCAGACGAGTACAAGATCATCATGCTCAACCGGCGCCACCTCAGCTTCCGCGTCATCAAG GTGAACCGGGAGTGCGTGCGTGGCCTCTGGGCCGGGCAGCAGCAGGAGCTGGTGTTCCTGCGCAACCGCAACCCCGAGCGCGGCAGCATCCAGAACGCCAAGCAGGCTCTCCGCAACATGATCAACTCCTCCTGCGACCAGCCGCTGGGCTACCCCATCTATGTGTCTCCCCTCACCACCTCGCTGGCCGGCAGCCACCCTCAGCTGCGGGCGCTGTGGGGTGGCCCCGTCAGCCTGGGTGCCATCGCCCACTGGCTTCTGCGCAGCTGGGAGAG GCTTCACAAGGGCTGCGGTGCCGGCTGCAATAGTGGCGGGAACGTGGATGACTCAGACTGTGGCGGAGGCGGTGGCTTGACCTCCCTCAGCAATAACCCCCCCTTGGCACAACCC